From the genome of Gymnogyps californianus isolate 813 chromosome 17, ASM1813914v2, whole genome shotgun sequence, one region includes:
- the ZNF335 gene encoding zinc finger protein 335 isoform X5, whose translation MEENAVESSSDAAPQAAREEPSESGLGVGTSEAVSADSSDAASAPGPLSRADDSGVGQSSDSSGVSLEEVSESSSSTDAVPRIYLPDSSSIAQSTLVSSVSTVSQSIMVSESPQVLVHSSVITDGATIVSDSTASTSSDLGSAIDKIIESTIGPDIIQSCIAVTSAEDGGAETTQYLILQGPDDGAPMVSQMATSALANSLAIEAVADGPTSTCLDQPGPSDPSEQLEVLELPARPDQAREADGGEELDQPDMETLEEMMEVVVVQQFKCKMCQYKSVSKKTLINHMKERHFQPVGSALALKKGRPRKGGSAPKTAEEEVPEEEEDDDIMDAGAIDDPEEDSDYNPAEDEPRGRQPKYSRTVPTSSEERPRRRPGRPRKFPRLEDMPQDVPEGGEVEPLVTSQSTRSRELQNSEAASSSGLENGTSESLAEPSISQSDSENKDPSSNTGPEEADVIPRRRGRPSRRFLGKKYRKYMGRRYYYKSPKPLMRPYLCRICGSRFLTHDDLRFHVNSHEANDPQLFKCLQCSYRSRRWSSLKEHMFNHVGSKPYKCEECNYTSVYKKDVIRHSTVHSRDRKKRADPPPKLNSFPCPVCNRIYPMQKRLTQHMKTHSTEKPHMCDKCGKSFKKRYTFKMHLLTHIQAIANRRFKCEFCDYVCEDKKVLLNHQLSHMNDKPYKCSFCKYSTFREDFLVSHMAVKHTGGKPFACEFCHFTTKHKKNLRLHVHCRHADSFEEWAQRHPEEPPCRRRPFFTLQQIEELKQQHSQVQAPAEPEAGPPAVPGAEPPILSQDSLGGATIIYEQDVAGSAELATQTALDLLLNMSAQRELATGSLQVAVVNPGDSGEAQPPCEPQAQEEGAEMDSEEQQQQKLVTLHMAEPGETLVREAYEEATLGGSELQQITIPFGGTTEYSIITPISEEIQAPGTLYSSEEESPAETSHAVVVSKAVMTEEALKDHNNHYIMSSGVPGSQFHHIEPLSGDAAFSLPAEGQEAQPAGVKWPLVQCVTRQLQKDSSLSPASEGQEVSSPKVKWPALQGMAKKLSCKVSTPKKLSCKISTAKKFSCKICTAMFTGRAEMESHKRAHIGPSTFKCPDCPFTAALWPEVRSHMVQHASLRPHKCTHCSFASKNKKDLRRHMLTHTNEKPFACQICGQRFNRNGHLKFHMQRLHSSEGKRPGAPAAAAQQTIILNSDEDTLATLQTALQSGQAVLAPERLQQALGQEHIIVAQEQSVTSQEEATYIQEITTADGQTVQHLVTSDNQVQYIIAQDGVQHLLPHEYVVVPEGHHIQVQDGQITHIQYEQGSQFLQEPQALLFSPCRSSTCLSRLSSSLSPRRSWKQLHTRQSQQWLMPPWPRRRACSPPRQRPSRSSSCSRGSTTTSSRWRTSTGAGAGWRWDARAEQDGCARQEPPQPAVALLLRGYEGRA comes from the exons ATGGAGGAGAATGCGGTGGAGAGCAGCAGCGACGCGGCCCCGCAGGCGGCGCGGGAGGAGCCCTCCGAGAGCGGCCTGGGCGTCGGGACCTCGGAGGCCGTGTCGGCGGACAGCAGCGACGCCGCCtcggcccccggccccctctCCCGAGCGGATGACTCCGGCGTGGGCCAGAGCTCCGACAGCAGCGGGGTCTCCTTG GAAGAGGTGTCGgagagcagctccagcacagaTGCCGTTCCCCGGATTTACCTGCCAGATTCATCCTCCATTGCCCAGTCCACCTTGGTCTCCAGTGTCTCCACTGTGAGCCAGTCCATCATGGTGTCAGAGTCCCCACAAGTCCTGGTCCACTCCAGCGTCATCACCGACGGAGCCACGATCGTGTCAGACTCCACCGCGTCCACTTCCTCGGACCTGGGTTCTGCCATCGACAAAATCATCGAGTCCACGATTGGGCCTGACATCATCCAGA gcTGCATCGCCGTGACCAGCGCGGAGGATGGCGGGGCAGAGACTACGCAGTACCTCATTCTGCAGGGGCCCGATGACG GTGCCCCCATGGTGTCCCAGATGGCCACTTCTGCTCTGGCCAATAGCTTGGCGATAGAAGCTGTTGCTGATGGACCTACCTCCACATGCCTTGACCAGCCTGGCCCTTCGGACCCTTCCGAGCAGTTGGAAGTGCTGGAGCTGCCCGCACGGCCAGATCAGGCCCGAGAGGCGGATGGCGGGGAGGAGCTGGACCAGCCGGACATGGAGACCCTGGAAGAGATgatggaggtggtggtggtgcagcAGTTCAAGTGCAAGATGTGTCAGTACAAGAGTGTGTCCAAGAAAACGTTAATTAACCACATGAAAGAGCGGCACTTCCAGCCAG TGGGTTCAGCTCTGGCTTTGAAGAAAGGACGTCCACGAAAGGGGGGATCTGCTCCAAAGACTGCGGAGGAGGAGGTcccagaagaagaagaagatgatGATATCATGGATGCTGGTGCTATTGATGACCCTGAAG AGGACAGTGATTATAACCCAGCTGAGGATGAGCCCCGTGGGCGACAGCCCAAGTACAGCCGCACTGTCCCCACATCCAGCGAGGAGAGGCCACGTCGACGCCCGGGGAGACCCCGCAAGTTTCCTCGTCTGGAGGACATGCCCCAGGACGTGCCTGAAG gaggggaggtggaGCCCTTGGTGACATCCCAAAGCACACGGAGCCGTGAGCTGCAGAACTCAGAAGCAGCCAGTTCCTCTGGCCTGGAGAACGGGACCAGTGAGAGCCTGGCGGAGCCCAGCATCAGCCAGTCCGACTCCGAGAACAAGGACCCTTCCTCCAACACCGGCCCCGAGGAGGCAGACGTCATCCCCAGGAGGCGAGGGCGGCCCTCCCGCCGCTTCCTGGGCAAGAAATACCGCAAGTACATGGGGCGCAG GTACTACTACAAGTCACCCAAGCCCCTGATGAGGCCCTACCTGTGTCGGATCTGCGGCTCACGTTTCCTCACGCACGATGATCTGCGTTTCCACGTCAACTCGCACGAGGCCAACGACCCGCAGCTCTTCAAGTGTCTTCAGTGCAGCTACCGCTCCCGGCGCTGGTCCTCCCTCAAG GAACACATGTTCAACCACGTGGGCAGCAAGCCCTACAAGTGCGAGGAGTGCAATTACACCAGCGTGTACAAGAAGGACGTTATCCGGCACTCCACGGTGCACAGCCGGGACAG gaaaaagagagcTGATCCG cccccaaaGCTGAACTCCTTCCCGTGCCCCGTATGCAACCGTATCTACCCCATGCAGAAGAGGCTTACCCAGCACATGAAGACGCACAGCACGGAGAAGCCACACATGTGTGACAAG TGCGGGAAGTCCTTTAAGAAGCGCTACACGTTCAAGATGCACCTGCTGACGCACATCCAGGCCATTGCCAACCGCAG GTTCAAGTGTGAGTTCTGTGACTACGTCTGCGAGGACAAGAAGGTCCTGCTGAACCACCAGCTGTCGCACATGAACGACAAGCCCTACAAGTGCAGCTTCTGCAAGTACTCCACCTTCCGGGAGGACTTCCTGGTCTCGCACATGGCTGTCAAGCACACAG GAGGGAAGCCGTTTGCTTGCGAGTTCTGTCACTTCACCACCAAGCACAAGAAGAACCTGCGCCTCCATGTGCACTGCCGCCACGCCGACTCCTTCGAGGAGTGGGCACAGAGGCACCCCGAGGAGCcgccctgccgccgccgccccttCTTCACCCTGCAGCAGATCGAggagctgaagcagcagcacagccaggtgCAGGCCCCGGCTGAGCCAGAGGCCGGTCCGCCG GCTGTCCCGGGAGCAGAGCCCCCCATCCTCTCGCAGGATTCCCTGGGAGGGGCCACCATCATTTACGAACAAG ATGTGGCTGGATCAGCAGAACTGGCCACGCAGACTGCCCTGGATCTCCTGCTGAACATGAGCGCTCAGCGAGAGCTGGCCACGGGCTCGCTGCAG GTGGCAGTGGTGAACCCGGGTGATTCAGGAGAGGCGCAGCCCCCCTGCGAGCCGCAGGCACAGGAGGAGGGGGCAGAGATGGActctgaggagcagcagcagcagaagttggTGACGCTGCACATGGCGGAGCCTGGGGAGACGTTGGTGCGGGAGGCTTACGAGGAGGCGACCCTGGGTGGCTCGGAGCTGCAGCAGATCACTATCCCCTTTGGTGGGACGACAGAGTACAGCATCATCACACCCATCAGTGAGGAGATTCAGGCTCCAGGCACACTGTACAG CAGTGAGGAGGAGAGCCCTGCGGAGACCTCCCACGCGGTTGTGGTGAGCAAAGCTGTGATGACAGAGGAGGCTCTGAAGGACCATAACAATCACTATATCATGTCGTCCGGCGTTCCGGGGAGCCAATTCCATCACATTGAG CCCCTCAGCGGGGACGCTGCCTTTTCCTTGCCTGCGGAGGGCCAGGAGGCACAGCCCGCCGGCGTCAAGTGGCCCCTGGTGCAGTGTGTCACCAGGCAGCTCCAGAAGGACTCGTCTTTATCCCCAGCCTCCGAGGGGCAGGAAGTCTCATCCCCAAAGGTCAAGTGGCCTGCGCTCCAAGGCATGGCCAAGAAGCTCTCGTGCAAGGTTTCCACACCCAAGAAGCTCTCGTGCAAGATTTCCACAGCCAAAAAGTTTTCATGCAAGATTTGCACAGCCATGTTCACAGGGAGAGCAGAAATGGAGAGTCACAAGAGAGCCCACATTGGGCCCAGCACCTTCAAGTGTCCCGACTGTCCGTTCACTGCAGCCCTCTGGCCGGAGGTTCGG AGCCACATGGTCCAGCACGCCAGCCTTCGGCCACACAAGTGCACCCACTGCAGCTTCGCCTCCAAGAACAAGAAGGACCTGCGCAGGCACATGCTGACGCACACCAACGAGAAGCCCTTTGCCTGCCAGATCTGTGGGCAGAG GTTCAACCGTAATGGGCACCTCAAGTTCCACATGCAGCGTTTGCACAGCTCGGAGGGGAAGAGGCCGGGGGcgcctgcagctgctgcccagcagaCCATCATACTGAACAGCGACGAGGACACGCTGGCCACCCTGCAGA CGGCTCTGCAGTCCGGCCAGGCAGTGCTGGCTCCCGAGCggctgcagcaggctctggggcAGGAACACATCATCGTCGCGCAGGAGCAGAGCGTCACGAGCCAG GAGGAGGCTACGTACATCCAGGAGATCACAACTGCCGACGGGCAGACGGTACAGCACTTAGTGACCTCTGACAACCAG GTTCAGTACATCATTGCCCAGGATGGTGTACAGCACTTGCTTCCCCATGAGTATGTTGTTGTCCCGGAGGGACATCACATCCAG GTACAGGATGGTCAGATCACCCACATCCAGTATGAGCAGGGCAGCCAGTTCCTCCAGGAGCCGCAG GCTCTCCTGTTCTCTCCCTGCAGATCCAGTACATGCCTGTCTCGCCTGAGCAGCAGCTTGTCACCCAGGCgcagctggaagcagctgcACACTCGGCAGTCTCAG cagtggctgATGCCGCCATGGCCCAGGCGCAGGGCGTGTTCACCGCCGAGGCAACGGCCGAGCAgatccagcagctgcagcaggggatCCACTACGACGTCATCACGCTGGCGGACTAgcaccggggccggggccggctgGCGCTGGGACGCCCGTGCTGAGCAGGACGGCTGCGCCAGGCAGGAGCCTCCTCAGCCAGCAGTTGCCTTATTGCTTCGGGGCTACGAGGGACGTGCCTGA
- the ZNF335 gene encoding zinc finger protein 335 isoform X1, translated as MEENAVESSSDAAPQAAREEPSESGLGVGTSEAVSADSSDAASAPGPLSRADDSGVGQSSDSSGVSLEEVSESSSSTDAVPRIYLPDSSSIAQSTLVSSVSTVSQSIMVSESPQVLVHSSVITDGATIVSDSTASTSSDLGSAIDKIIESTIGPDIIQSCIAVTSAEDGGAETTQYLILQGPDDGAPMVSQMATSALANSLAIEAVADGPTSTCLDQPGPSDPSEQLEVLELPARPDQAREADGGEELDQPDMETLEEMMEVVVVQQFKCKMCQYKSVSKKTLINHMKERHFQPVGSALALKKGRPRKGGSAPKTAEEEVPEEEEDDDIMDAGAIDDPEEDSDYNPAEDEPRGRQPKYSRTVPTSSEERPRRRPGRPRKFPRLEDMPQDVPEGGEVEPLVTSQSTRSRELQNSEAASSSGLENGTSESLAEPSISQSDSENKDPSSNTGPEEADVIPRRRGRPSRRFLGKKYRKYMGRRYYYKSPKPLMRPYLCRICGSRFLTHDDLRFHVNSHEANDPQLFKCLQCSYRSRRWSSLKEHMFNHVGSKPYKCEECNYTSVYKKDVIRHSTVHSRDRKKRADPPPKLNSFPCPVCNRIYPMQKRLTQHMKTHSTEKPHMCDKCGKSFKKRYTFKMHLLTHIQAIANRRFKCEFCDYVCEDKKVLLNHQLSHMNDKPYKCSFCKYSTFREDFLVSHMAVKHTGGKPFACEFCHFTTKHKKNLRLHVHCRHADSFEEWAQRHPEEPPCRRRPFFTLQQIEELKQQHSQVQAPAEPEAGPPAPVGPVTYHAVQAVPGAEPPILSQDSLGGATIIYEQDVAGSAELATQTALDLLLNMSAQRELATGSLQVAVVNPGDSGEAQPPCEPQAQEEGAEMDSEEQQQQKLVTLHMAEPGETLVREAYEEATLGGSELQQITIPFGGTTEYSIITPISEEIQAPGTLYSSEEESPAETSHAVVVSKAVMTEEALKDHNNHYIMSSGVPGSQFHHIEPLSGDAAFSLPAEGQEAQPAGVKWPLVQCVTRQLQKDSSLSPASEGQEVSSPKVKWPALQGMAKKLSCKVSTPKKLSCKISTAKKFSCKICTAMFTGRAEMESHKRAHIGPSTFKCPDCPFTAALWPEVRSHMVQHASLRPHKCTHCSFASKNKKDLRRHMLTHTNEKPFACQICGQRFNRNGHLKFHMQRLHSSEGKRPGAPAAAAQQTIILNSDEDTLATLQTALQSGQAVLAPERLQQALGQEHIIVAQEQSVTSQEEATYIQEITTADGQTVQHLVTSDNQVQYIIAQDGVQHLLPHEYVVVPEGHHIQVQDGQITHIQYEQGSQFLQEPQALLFSPCRSSTCLSRLSSSLSPRRSWKQLHTRQSQQWLMPPWPRRRACSPPRQRPSRSSSCSRGSTTTSSRWRTSTGAGAGWRWDARAEQDGCARQEPPQPAVALLLRGYEGRA; from the exons ATGGAGGAGAATGCGGTGGAGAGCAGCAGCGACGCGGCCCCGCAGGCGGCGCGGGAGGAGCCCTCCGAGAGCGGCCTGGGCGTCGGGACCTCGGAGGCCGTGTCGGCGGACAGCAGCGACGCCGCCtcggcccccggccccctctCCCGAGCGGATGACTCCGGCGTGGGCCAGAGCTCCGACAGCAGCGGGGTCTCCTTG GAAGAGGTGTCGgagagcagctccagcacagaTGCCGTTCCCCGGATTTACCTGCCAGATTCATCCTCCATTGCCCAGTCCACCTTGGTCTCCAGTGTCTCCACTGTGAGCCAGTCCATCATGGTGTCAGAGTCCCCACAAGTCCTGGTCCACTCCAGCGTCATCACCGACGGAGCCACGATCGTGTCAGACTCCACCGCGTCCACTTCCTCGGACCTGGGTTCTGCCATCGACAAAATCATCGAGTCCACGATTGGGCCTGACATCATCCAGA gcTGCATCGCCGTGACCAGCGCGGAGGATGGCGGGGCAGAGACTACGCAGTACCTCATTCTGCAGGGGCCCGATGACG GTGCCCCCATGGTGTCCCAGATGGCCACTTCTGCTCTGGCCAATAGCTTGGCGATAGAAGCTGTTGCTGATGGACCTACCTCCACATGCCTTGACCAGCCTGGCCCTTCGGACCCTTCCGAGCAGTTGGAAGTGCTGGAGCTGCCCGCACGGCCAGATCAGGCCCGAGAGGCGGATGGCGGGGAGGAGCTGGACCAGCCGGACATGGAGACCCTGGAAGAGATgatggaggtggtggtggtgcagcAGTTCAAGTGCAAGATGTGTCAGTACAAGAGTGTGTCCAAGAAAACGTTAATTAACCACATGAAAGAGCGGCACTTCCAGCCAG TGGGTTCAGCTCTGGCTTTGAAGAAAGGACGTCCACGAAAGGGGGGATCTGCTCCAAAGACTGCGGAGGAGGAGGTcccagaagaagaagaagatgatGATATCATGGATGCTGGTGCTATTGATGACCCTGAAG AGGACAGTGATTATAACCCAGCTGAGGATGAGCCCCGTGGGCGACAGCCCAAGTACAGCCGCACTGTCCCCACATCCAGCGAGGAGAGGCCACGTCGACGCCCGGGGAGACCCCGCAAGTTTCCTCGTCTGGAGGACATGCCCCAGGACGTGCCTGAAG gaggggaggtggaGCCCTTGGTGACATCCCAAAGCACACGGAGCCGTGAGCTGCAGAACTCAGAAGCAGCCAGTTCCTCTGGCCTGGAGAACGGGACCAGTGAGAGCCTGGCGGAGCCCAGCATCAGCCAGTCCGACTCCGAGAACAAGGACCCTTCCTCCAACACCGGCCCCGAGGAGGCAGACGTCATCCCCAGGAGGCGAGGGCGGCCCTCCCGCCGCTTCCTGGGCAAGAAATACCGCAAGTACATGGGGCGCAG GTACTACTACAAGTCACCCAAGCCCCTGATGAGGCCCTACCTGTGTCGGATCTGCGGCTCACGTTTCCTCACGCACGATGATCTGCGTTTCCACGTCAACTCGCACGAGGCCAACGACCCGCAGCTCTTCAAGTGTCTTCAGTGCAGCTACCGCTCCCGGCGCTGGTCCTCCCTCAAG GAACACATGTTCAACCACGTGGGCAGCAAGCCCTACAAGTGCGAGGAGTGCAATTACACCAGCGTGTACAAGAAGGACGTTATCCGGCACTCCACGGTGCACAGCCGGGACAG gaaaaagagagcTGATCCG cccccaaaGCTGAACTCCTTCCCGTGCCCCGTATGCAACCGTATCTACCCCATGCAGAAGAGGCTTACCCAGCACATGAAGACGCACAGCACGGAGAAGCCACACATGTGTGACAAG TGCGGGAAGTCCTTTAAGAAGCGCTACACGTTCAAGATGCACCTGCTGACGCACATCCAGGCCATTGCCAACCGCAG GTTCAAGTGTGAGTTCTGTGACTACGTCTGCGAGGACAAGAAGGTCCTGCTGAACCACCAGCTGTCGCACATGAACGACAAGCCCTACAAGTGCAGCTTCTGCAAGTACTCCACCTTCCGGGAGGACTTCCTGGTCTCGCACATGGCTGTCAAGCACACAG GAGGGAAGCCGTTTGCTTGCGAGTTCTGTCACTTCACCACCAAGCACAAGAAGAACCTGCGCCTCCATGTGCACTGCCGCCACGCCGACTCCTTCGAGGAGTGGGCACAGAGGCACCCCGAGGAGCcgccctgccgccgccgccccttCTTCACCCTGCAGCAGATCGAggagctgaagcagcagcacagccaggtgCAGGCCCCGGCTGAGCCAGAGGCCGGTCCGCCG GCGCCTGTTGGCCCCGTCACTTACCACGCGGTCCAGGCTGTCCCGGGAGCAGAGCCCCCCATCCTCTCGCAGGATTCCCTGGGAGGGGCCACCATCATTTACGAACAAG ATGTGGCTGGATCAGCAGAACTGGCCACGCAGACTGCCCTGGATCTCCTGCTGAACATGAGCGCTCAGCGAGAGCTGGCCACGGGCTCGCTGCAG GTGGCAGTGGTGAACCCGGGTGATTCAGGAGAGGCGCAGCCCCCCTGCGAGCCGCAGGCACAGGAGGAGGGGGCAGAGATGGActctgaggagcagcagcagcagaagttggTGACGCTGCACATGGCGGAGCCTGGGGAGACGTTGGTGCGGGAGGCTTACGAGGAGGCGACCCTGGGTGGCTCGGAGCTGCAGCAGATCACTATCCCCTTTGGTGGGACGACAGAGTACAGCATCATCACACCCATCAGTGAGGAGATTCAGGCTCCAGGCACACTGTACAG CAGTGAGGAGGAGAGCCCTGCGGAGACCTCCCACGCGGTTGTGGTGAGCAAAGCTGTGATGACAGAGGAGGCTCTGAAGGACCATAACAATCACTATATCATGTCGTCCGGCGTTCCGGGGAGCCAATTCCATCACATTGAG CCCCTCAGCGGGGACGCTGCCTTTTCCTTGCCTGCGGAGGGCCAGGAGGCACAGCCCGCCGGCGTCAAGTGGCCCCTGGTGCAGTGTGTCACCAGGCAGCTCCAGAAGGACTCGTCTTTATCCCCAGCCTCCGAGGGGCAGGAAGTCTCATCCCCAAAGGTCAAGTGGCCTGCGCTCCAAGGCATGGCCAAGAAGCTCTCGTGCAAGGTTTCCACACCCAAGAAGCTCTCGTGCAAGATTTCCACAGCCAAAAAGTTTTCATGCAAGATTTGCACAGCCATGTTCACAGGGAGAGCAGAAATGGAGAGTCACAAGAGAGCCCACATTGGGCCCAGCACCTTCAAGTGTCCCGACTGTCCGTTCACTGCAGCCCTCTGGCCGGAGGTTCGG AGCCACATGGTCCAGCACGCCAGCCTTCGGCCACACAAGTGCACCCACTGCAGCTTCGCCTCCAAGAACAAGAAGGACCTGCGCAGGCACATGCTGACGCACACCAACGAGAAGCCCTTTGCCTGCCAGATCTGTGGGCAGAG GTTCAACCGTAATGGGCACCTCAAGTTCCACATGCAGCGTTTGCACAGCTCGGAGGGGAAGAGGCCGGGGGcgcctgcagctgctgcccagcagaCCATCATACTGAACAGCGACGAGGACACGCTGGCCACCCTGCAGA CGGCTCTGCAGTCCGGCCAGGCAGTGCTGGCTCCCGAGCggctgcagcaggctctggggcAGGAACACATCATCGTCGCGCAGGAGCAGAGCGTCACGAGCCAG GAGGAGGCTACGTACATCCAGGAGATCACAACTGCCGACGGGCAGACGGTACAGCACTTAGTGACCTCTGACAACCAG GTTCAGTACATCATTGCCCAGGATGGTGTACAGCACTTGCTTCCCCATGAGTATGTTGTTGTCCCGGAGGGACATCACATCCAG GTACAGGATGGTCAGATCACCCACATCCAGTATGAGCAGGGCAGCCAGTTCCTCCAGGAGCCGCAG GCTCTCCTGTTCTCTCCCTGCAGATCCAGTACATGCCTGTCTCGCCTGAGCAGCAGCTTGTCACCCAGGCgcagctggaagcagctgcACACTCGGCAGTCTCAG cagtggctgATGCCGCCATGGCCCAGGCGCAGGGCGTGTTCACCGCCGAGGCAACGGCCGAGCAgatccagcagctgcagcaggggatCCACTACGACGTCATCACGCTGGCGGACTAgcaccggggccggggccggctgGCGCTGGGACGCCCGTGCTGAGCAGGACGGCTGCGCCAGGCAGGAGCCTCCTCAGCCAGCAGTTGCCTTATTGCTTCGGGGCTACGAGGGACGTGCCTGA